A genomic window from Bradyrhizobium lupini includes:
- a CDS encoding FAD-dependent oxidoreductase — protein MLVGRSALETCLTASVLIVGGGPCGLMLANELGRRGVSAILVDEKPGTAFNPQANATQARSMEHYRRLGFADEIRREGLPADYPTDVAYFTRYTGYELARFQLPSSSRAGELVKGMSGSWSAAELPHRVSQKYVEAVLRRHAERLPGIRLSYGHRLISYVESGDGVIAEIECLDDNSRFQVRADFLVGADGPRSMVRQSLEIVYGGETGTQRDFMGGRMLAVYLRSPGFYASIPHAKAWMYNCFNGDRRAFMASVNGRDEFAFHTQLRPGEDEIAITINEAKAAFQRACDAPIDCEVLSFVTWTAGHALVANGMQRGRVFLGGDAAHLFTPTGGLGYNTAIEDAVNLGWKLASVVKGVSPAGLLDSYEVERRPVALRNTDYARRFADSLGLFAPAPDIEDATEAGDEARRTAGVYLEQHARAEFNIPGVTFGGRYDGSPIIVSDGSQPPPDAANVYVPSACPGGRAPHTWLEDGVSLYDLFGFEWTLLQFGEVMTSQASVVETIRAIGVDVKLVTLPKSLRDLYEADLALIRPDQIVAWRGSASQAGTIGRVLARALGHNASDGARLAS, from the coding sequence ATGCTGGTTGGGAGAAGCGCCTTGGAAACATGTCTGACGGCCTCGGTGCTCATCGTGGGTGGGGGGCCCTGCGGCCTGATGCTCGCCAACGAGCTCGGCCGGCGCGGCGTGTCCGCGATCCTGGTCGATGAAAAGCCGGGCACGGCATTCAATCCGCAAGCCAATGCGACGCAAGCGCGCTCAATGGAGCACTATCGGCGGCTGGGTTTTGCCGACGAGATCCGACGCGAAGGTCTGCCTGCGGATTATCCGACCGACGTTGCGTATTTCACGCGCTACACCGGTTACGAGCTGGCCCGATTTCAATTGCCGTCATCGTCACGCGCGGGCGAGCTCGTCAAGGGCATGTCGGGCTCCTGGAGCGCCGCCGAGCTGCCGCATCGGGTCTCGCAAAAATACGTCGAGGCGGTGCTGCGCCGCCACGCCGAACGGCTTCCCGGAATACGGCTCAGCTACGGTCATCGTCTGATCAGCTACGTCGAGAGCGGTGACGGCGTTATCGCCGAGATCGAATGTCTCGATGACAACAGCCGCTTTCAGGTCCGGGCCGACTTCCTGGTCGGAGCCGACGGGCCGCGCTCGATGGTCCGGCAATCGCTCGAGATCGTCTACGGCGGCGAAACCGGAACGCAGCGCGATTTCATGGGCGGCCGCATGCTGGCGGTCTATCTCCGTTCGCCTGGCTTCTACGCGAGCATCCCGCATGCCAAGGCGTGGATGTACAATTGCTTCAACGGCGACCGCCGCGCCTTCATGGCATCCGTGAATGGTCGCGACGAATTTGCGTTTCACACGCAGCTTCGGCCCGGGGAAGACGAGATTGCGATCACAATCAACGAGGCCAAAGCAGCGTTCCAGCGCGCTTGCGACGCGCCGATTGACTGCGAAGTGCTGTCATTCGTGACCTGGACCGCCGGCCACGCGCTGGTCGCGAACGGAATGCAGCGGGGCAGAGTGTTCCTCGGCGGCGACGCGGCGCATCTGTTCACGCCGACCGGAGGCCTTGGCTACAACACCGCGATCGAGGATGCGGTCAACCTCGGCTGGAAGCTCGCAAGCGTCGTCAAGGGTGTGAGCCCGGCGGGGCTGCTCGACAGCTATGAGGTCGAGCGGCGTCCGGTAGCGCTGCGCAACACCGATTATGCGCGTCGCTTTGCCGACTCGCTCGGTCTGTTCGCTCCCGCGCCTGACATCGAGGACGCCACCGAGGCCGGCGACGAGGCGCGGCGGACGGCGGGCGTCTATCTCGAACAGCACGCCCGCGCGGAATTCAACATTCCCGGCGTCACCTTCGGTGGGCGCTACGACGGCTCGCCGATCATCGTCTCCGACGGCAGCCAGCCGCCGCCCGATGCCGCGAACGTCTACGTTCCGAGCGCCTGTCCCGGCGGCCGCGCCCCGCATACGTGGTTGGAGGACGGCGTCTCGCTGTACGACCTGTTCGGGTTCGAGTGGACGCTGCTCCAGTTCGGCGAGGTCATGACCTCTCAAGCGTCAGTCGTCGAGACCATCCGTGCGATCGGGGTTGATGTGAAACTCGTCACGCTGCCGAAATCCCTGCGCGATCTCTATGAGGCGGATCTGGCTTTGATACGCCCCGACCAAATCGTGGCTTGGCGCGGCAGCGCGTCACAGGCTGGTACGATCGGGCGCGTCCTTGCCCGAGCACTCGGACACAACGCGAGCGACGGCGCACGGCTGGCAAGCTGA
- the mdlC gene encoding benzoylformate decarboxylase encodes MNSKVLTVREATLGVLRSFGVDRVFGNPGSTELAFLGDWPDDIDYVLGLQEACAVGMADGYAQATGRAAFVNLHSAAGLGHALGNLFTAFRNKTPMVVTAGQQARSLLRMRPYLFSEDAAQFPKPYVKWSAEPARAEDVPAAIAQAFLTAMQHPRGPTFVSVPSDDWARPATAPPVRCIATEFAPDPAAIVRLGAAIRAAKKPIFVVGPEIDRSGCVDAMVAVAEQASAAVWASPMSSRSSFPELHPLFAGFLPAAPGGLARALRGADLIVVVGAPVFTFHVEGQCELLDDGTPVWQITDDPTEAASASVGDTIISTLPKALAGLLSVMPDIAEREVPAARLRPAAPAAQNPIPPGYALARLSALMPGDAIVVEEAPSHRPAIQQFLPRPGADSFYTMASGGLGYSLPASVGVALARPGRRIVALIGDGSAMYCIQAIWTAVQRRLPITFVIMNNSGYGAMRAFSQLMQAHRPPGIDLPGLDFVALARGMGCPGQRVTDVGDVDAILTEALASSGPALVDIAVDDATTDLFSHPR; translated from the coding sequence ATGAATTCGAAAGTTCTCACGGTTCGGGAAGCGACCCTCGGTGTGCTTCGCTCCTTTGGCGTCGATCGCGTTTTCGGCAACCCCGGCTCGACCGAGCTTGCCTTCCTTGGCGACTGGCCCGACGACATCGACTACGTGCTCGGATTGCAGGAAGCCTGCGCCGTCGGCATGGCAGACGGCTATGCGCAGGCCACGGGACGAGCGGCGTTCGTCAATCTGCACTCGGCGGCTGGGCTCGGTCATGCCCTCGGCAATCTCTTCACCGCATTCCGCAACAAGACACCGATGGTCGTGACAGCCGGGCAGCAGGCGCGCAGCCTATTGCGGATGCGACCCTATCTCTTCTCCGAGGACGCCGCACAGTTTCCAAAGCCCTATGTGAAATGGAGCGCCGAACCGGCGCGCGCCGAAGATGTTCCAGCGGCGATCGCGCAGGCCTTCCTCACCGCTATGCAGCATCCCCGCGGTCCGACATTCGTGTCGGTCCCGTCGGATGATTGGGCGCGGCCCGCAACCGCTCCACCGGTCCGCTGCATCGCGACGGAGTTTGCGCCCGATCCGGCGGCGATCGTTCGGCTCGGCGCGGCAATCCGAGCCGCCAAAAAACCTATCTTCGTTGTCGGACCCGAGATCGATCGCAGCGGCTGCGTCGACGCGATGGTCGCTGTGGCCGAGCAGGCGAGCGCGGCCGTTTGGGCAAGCCCGATGTCGAGCCGTTCGAGCTTTCCGGAATTGCATCCGCTGTTCGCCGGCTTCCTTCCGGCAGCACCGGGAGGGCTCGCCCGCGCATTGCGCGGCGCCGATCTGATCGTCGTGGTCGGCGCGCCGGTGTTTACTTTCCATGTCGAAGGACAATGCGAATTGCTCGACGATGGAACGCCGGTCTGGCAGATCACGGATGATCCGACGGAAGCCGCATCCGCCTCTGTCGGTGACACCATCATCAGCACGCTCCCGAAGGCGCTGGCTGGGCTGCTGTCGGTGATGCCTGACATCGCGGAGCGCGAGGTGCCGGCCGCGCGGTTGCGGCCTGCCGCTCCTGCCGCGCAAAATCCGATTCCGCCGGGCTATGCGCTCGCCCGGCTCTCGGCGTTGATGCCGGGCGATGCGATCGTGGTCGAGGAGGCGCCGTCGCATCGTCCCGCCATCCAACAATTCCTACCACGGCCTGGCGCGGACAGCTTCTACACGATGGCGAGCGGCGGACTTGGTTATAGCCTGCCGGCCTCGGTCGGCGTGGCGCTGGCGCGGCCAGGCCGCCGCATCGTCGCCCTGATCGGTGACGGATCGGCGATGTATTGCATCCAGGCAATCTGGACCGCGGTGCAACGCCGCCTGCCGATCACTTTCGTGATCATGAACAATTCAGGCTATGGCGCGATGCGCGCCTTCAGCCAGCTGATGCAGGCGCATCGCCCGCCCGGGATCGACCTGCCCGGGCTCGACTTCGTGGCGCTCGCAAGGGGAATGGGTTGTCCGGGGCAGCGCGTGACCGATGTCGGCGACGTCGACGCCATCTTGACCGAAGCGTTGGCATCAAGCGGTCCCGCGCTGGTCGATATCGCCGTCGACGACGCCACGACGGACCTGTTCAGCCATCCGCGCTAG
- a CDS encoding aldehyde dehydrogenase produces the protein MDVSLLINGQDQAASSGKVFERRNPLSQEVASRAAAATASDADAAVAAASAAFAAWSALGPNARRALLLKAADALEAKRDAFVRIMMAEIGTTEIWSAFNVKLATGMLREAASLTTQIAGEVIPSDKPGCLAMSIRQPAGVCLGIAPWNAPIILGVRAVATALACGNSVVLKASEICPGTHRLIGEVFKDAGFPPGVVNVLTNAPADAPALVERLIANPAVRRINFTGSTRVGRVIAELAGRQLKPVLLELGGKAPLVVLDDADLDAAVAAVAFGAFINQGQVCMSTERVIVDEAVAASFVDKLAKKTAALPAGDPRSGPVVVGSMIDEAPAKHVVALIDDAIAKGAVKLAGGDRVGTVVPATVLDRVVPGMRIYTEESFGPVVSVIRASGVDDAVRLANDTEYGLSAAVFGRDVARALTVAQRIESGICHVNGSTVHDEAQMPFGGMKGSGYGRFGGQAGIAEFTDLRWITIETQPQHYPF, from the coding sequence ATGGACGTCAGTCTTCTCATCAACGGGCAGGATCAGGCCGCTTCCAGCGGCAAGGTGTTCGAGCGGCGCAATCCGCTGTCGCAGGAGGTCGCAAGCCGCGCGGCCGCCGCGACCGCTTCCGATGCCGACGCCGCGGTGGCGGCGGCCTCCGCCGCGTTTGCCGCATGGTCGGCGCTCGGCCCGAATGCGAGGCGAGCCCTGTTGCTGAAGGCCGCAGATGCGCTTGAGGCCAAGCGCGACGCCTTCGTCCGGATCATGATGGCCGAGATCGGCACGACGGAGATCTGGTCGGCCTTCAACGTCAAGCTCGCGACCGGCATGCTGCGCGAAGCGGCGTCGCTCACCACGCAGATCGCCGGCGAGGTGATCCCGTCGGACAAGCCGGGATGCCTCGCGATGTCCATTCGACAGCCCGCCGGCGTGTGCCTCGGCATCGCCCCGTGGAATGCGCCGATCATTCTCGGCGTTCGCGCCGTGGCGACGGCGCTCGCCTGCGGCAATTCCGTCGTGCTCAAGGCCTCCGAGATATGCCCGGGGACGCACCGGTTGATCGGCGAGGTCTTCAAGGACGCAGGCTTTCCGCCCGGTGTCGTAAATGTTCTGACCAACGCACCGGCCGATGCGCCCGCTCTGGTCGAGCGCCTGATCGCCAATCCGGCCGTGCGGCGGATCAATTTCACCGGCTCGACCCGCGTGGGTCGCGTCATCGCCGAGCTGGCCGGGCGCCAGCTCAAGCCAGTGCTGCTCGAACTAGGGGGCAAGGCGCCTCTGGTCGTGCTCGACGATGCCGACCTCGATGCCGCCGTCGCGGCCGTGGCGTTTGGCGCCTTCATCAATCAGGGCCAGGTCTGCATGTCGACCGAACGGGTGATCGTCGACGAGGCGGTAGCGGCGTCCTTTGTCGACAAGCTCGCGAAGAAAACGGCTGCGCTTCCGGCCGGCGACCCGCGCTCCGGTCCCGTTGTCGTCGGCTCGATGATCGACGAGGCGCCGGCCAAGCATGTCGTTGCGTTGATCGACGACGCGATCGCCAAAGGCGCCGTCAAGCTCGCGGGCGGCGACCGGGTTGGCACGGTCGTCCCGGCCACCGTGCTCGACCGCGTGGTGCCCGGCATGCGCATCTATACCGAGGAGAGCTTTGGTCCCGTCGTCTCGGTGATCCGGGCAAGTGGCGTGGATGACGCGGTGCGGCTTGCCAACGATACCGAGTACGGCCTCTCGGCCGCCGTGTTCGGCCGCGACGTCGCGCGTGCGCTGACCGTGGCGCAGCGGATCGAAAGCGGCATCTGCCACGTCAACGGCTCGACCGTGCATGACGAGGCGCAGATGCCGTTCGGCGGCATGAAGGGATCGGGCTACGGCCGCTTCGGAGGTCAGGCCGGGATCGCCGAGTTCACCGATCTGCGCTGGATTACCATCGAGACCCAGCCGCAGCACTATCCCTTCTGA
- a CDS encoding MFS transporter produces the protein MTTRALKHYDDHAAAGATAEQTASSRRRILIAGTIGTAIEWYDFFIYGLIAPLVFDQLFFPKFDQLTATIAVFATFAVGFLARPLGGLVFGHFGDRLGRKSVLLCTLLMMGLATMSIGLLPTYASAGVAATVALVALRFVQGFALGGESTAAILMAIETAPGHRRGFSAAVIQAAGPVGVVLASFAALTIARLPEADLLSWGWRVPFLISAVLVALGVYMRLRIEESATFRKAKVTEVAPVVEALREHWRPILIVFFAEMAQTSYFYLTAIFTISFATRQLGVQKDVITQAVLFANLVGLVAMPLIGAWSDRIGRKRLFLAGVVLAAISMFAFYGVVASRDTVLVTGAVILAAGVIHPLMFGSEGSYFPELFPTRIRFTGVSIGKQLGTVLGGGIAPLVATSLFAQTGSTYAITGYYVALALAAMIALGFARETGKSRLLG, from the coding sequence GTGACGACAAGAGCATTGAAGCACTACGACGACCATGCCGCCGCCGGCGCCACTGCCGAGCAGACGGCGAGCAGCCGCCGGCGTATCCTGATCGCCGGCACCATCGGCACCGCGATCGAATGGTACGACTTCTTCATCTACGGCCTGATCGCGCCGCTGGTGTTCGATCAATTGTTCTTTCCGAAGTTCGACCAGCTCACGGCGACGATTGCGGTGTTCGCGACGTTTGCCGTCGGATTTTTGGCGCGTCCGCTCGGCGGGCTTGTATTCGGCCATTTCGGTGACCGTCTCGGCCGAAAGTCCGTCTTGCTGTGTACGCTGCTCATGATGGGACTTGCGACCATGTCGATCGGATTGTTGCCGACCTACGCCAGTGCAGGCGTGGCTGCGACCGTCGCGCTCGTGGCGTTGCGCTTCGTTCAGGGGTTTGCGCTCGGCGGCGAATCGACTGCGGCGATCCTTATGGCGATCGAGACGGCGCCCGGGCACCGGCGCGGCTTCTCGGCCGCGGTGATCCAGGCCGCAGGACCCGTCGGTGTCGTGCTCGCCTCGTTTGCGGCGCTCACGATCGCGCGGCTGCCGGAAGCGGACCTGCTGTCATGGGGCTGGCGCGTGCCGTTCCTGATCAGCGCGGTTCTGGTCGCGCTCGGCGTCTATATGCGCCTGCGCATCGAGGAGAGCGCGACATTCCGAAAGGCGAAGGTGACGGAAGTAGCGCCTGTGGTCGAAGCGCTGCGGGAACATTGGCGGCCGATCCTCATCGTATTCTTCGCCGAGATGGCGCAGACGTCCTATTTCTATCTGACAGCCATCTTCACCATCTCCTTCGCGACCCGTCAGCTCGGCGTCCAGAAAGACGTCATCACGCAGGCCGTGCTGTTCGCCAATCTCGTCGGGCTCGTTGCGATGCCACTCATCGGAGCCTGGTCCGACCGTATCGGACGAAAGCGTCTGTTCTTGGCCGGCGTGGTGCTTGCAGCCATCTCGATGTTTGCATTCTACGGTGTGGTCGCGAGCCGCGACACGGTGCTGGTGACGGGCGCGGTGATCCTCGCCGCGGGGGTGATCCATCCGCTGATGTTCGGCAGCGAAGGAAGCTATTTTCCGGAATTGTTTCCGACCCGCATTCGCTTCACCGGCGTGTCGATCGGAAAGCAGCTCGGGACGGTGCTCGGCGGCGGCATTGCGCCGCTGGTCGCCACCAGCCTGTTTGCGCAGACGGGCTCCACCTACGCGATCACAGGATACTACGTTGCGCTCGCGCTCGCGGCGATGATTGCGCTCGGCTTTGCGCGTGAAACCGGAAAATCGCGGCTGCTCGGCTAG
- a CDS encoding MarR family winged helix-turn-helix transcriptional regulator: MKARTSGTAWRHANIGRLLNNAVRRFEGRVLELMSEKGHGETRIAHVGLTRNLDVEGTRLTELARRASMSKQAMGELVDQCAELGLVDRIADPTDRRARIVMFTPAGRKWLDAFRDAVDVAEQEMRAELGKATMDAILKGLAVYGATFDTLDDAK, encoded by the coding sequence TTGAAAGCCAGGACATCCGGCACCGCATGGCGGCATGCCAACATCGGTCGGCTGCTCAACAACGCGGTGCGGCGCTTCGAAGGTCGTGTGCTCGAACTGATGAGCGAGAAGGGGCATGGCGAAACGAGGATCGCGCATGTCGGCCTCACACGTAATCTCGACGTGGAGGGGACCAGACTGACGGAGCTCGCCCGCCGCGCCTCCATGAGCAAGCAGGCGATGGGCGAGCTGGTCGATCAATGCGCCGAGCTCGGCTTGGTCGATCGGATCGCCGATCCGACCGATCGCCGCGCGCGCATCGTCATGTTCACGCCGGCCGGGCGCAAATGGCTCGATGCGTTCCGCGACGCGGTCGACGTCGCCGAGCAGGAGATGCGCGCCGAACTCGGCAAGGCCACGATGGATGCGATCCTGAAGGGACTGGCGGTCTATGGCGCGACGTTCGATACGCTCGATGACGCCAAGTAG